The following are from one region of the Ochotona princeps isolate mOchPri1 chromosome 4, mOchPri1.hap1, whole genome shotgun sequence genome:
- the LOC101532004 gene encoding secretoglobin family 1D member 1, with the protein MRLSVSLLLITLALCCHKGNAVVCPAVLAEHTGFLLGTENQFRVQLALYSAPREASEAMITVKKCTDKINYLKRVLVEEALGEIVLRCPL; encoded by the exons ATGaggctgtctgtgtctctcctgctgaTCACTCTGGCCCTTTGCTGCCATAAGG GCAATGCTGTCGTCTGCCCAGCTGTTCTTGCTGAACACACAGGATTTCTACTGGGTACTGAAAACCAGTTCAGAGTACAACTGGCTTTGTATAGTGCACCACGAGAGGCTTCTGAGGCAATGATAACAGTGAAGAAATGCACAGATAAGATCAACTATTTGAAAAGGGTGCTGGTTGAAGAAGCATtg GGAGAAATTGTGTTACGGTGTCCTCTCTGA